Proteins from one Muntiacus reevesi chromosome X, mMunRee1.1, whole genome shotgun sequence genomic window:
- the LOC136154439 gene encoding small nuclear ribonucleoprotein E-like: MRPSIKFSNGERVWSSVVLVSVQHGQGQKVQKVMVQPINLIFRYLQNRSRIQVWLYEQVNMRIEDCIIGFDEYMNLVLDDAEEIHSKTKSRKQLGRIMLKGDNITLLQSVSN, encoded by the exons ATGCGGCCATCCATCAAGTTCTCAAAC GGAGAAAGAGTGTGGAGTAGTGTGGTGCTTGTGAGTGTCCAGCATGGCCAGGGCCAGAAGGTGCAGAAGGTGATGGTGCAGCCCATCAATCTCATCTTCAGATACTTGCAAAATAGATCGCGAATTCAGGTGTGGCTTTATGAGCAAGTGAATATGCGGATAGAGGACTGTATCATTGGTTTTGATGAGTATATGAACCTCGTATTAGATGATGCAGAAGAGATTCATTCTAAAACAAAGTCAAGAAAACAACTGGGTCGGATCATGCTAAAAGGAGATAACATTACTCTGCTCCAAAGTGTCTCCAACTAG
- the NYX gene encoding nyctalopin, translated as MVLGLPSARAAEDTCVNACPAACVCSSVERRCSVRCDRAGLLRVPAEFPCEAASIDLDRNGLRFLGERAFGTLPSLRRLSLRHNNLSFITPGAFKGLPRLTELNLAHNGDLRYLHARTFTALGRLRRLDLTVCRLFSVPERLLAELPALRELAAFDNLFRRVPGALRGLANLTHAHLERSRIEAVASSSLLGLRRLRSLSLQGNRVRAVHGGAFRDCGALEHLLLNDNLLAALPADAFVGLRRLRTLNLGGNALGRVVRAWFAELAELELLYLDRNRIAFVEEGAFQNLSGLLALHLNGNQLTVLAWAAFQPGFFLGRLFLFRNPWRCDCRLEWLRDWMESFGRTADVPCASPGSVAGLDLRQVAFGRSSAGFCVDPDELNLTASSPGPSPEPAATTVSRFSSLLSKLLAPRAPVAETANTTKEGPVNTSLSDSLPSLGVGGSGHKTPFVVGSGLLLIVAQHVLFVL; from the coding sequence ATGGTCCTCGGCCTGCCCAGCGCCCGGGCCGCTGAGGACACCTGCGTGAACGCCTGCCCGGCCGCCTGTGTCTGCAGCAGCGTGGAGCGCCGCTGCTCCGTGCGCTGCGACCGCGCGGGCCTCCTGCGGGTGCCGGCCGAGTTCCCGTGCGAGGCGGCCTCCATCGACCTGGACCGCAACGGCCTGCGCTTCCTGGGCGAGCGGGCCTTTGGCACGCTGCCGTCGCTGCGCCGCCTGTCGCTGCGTCACAACAACCTGTCCTTCATCACGCCCGGCGCCTTCAAGGGCCTGCCGCGCCTGACCGAGCTGAACCTGGCGCACAACGGCGACCTGCGCTACCTGCACGCGCGCACCTTCACCGCTCTCGGCCGCCTGCGCCGCCTCGACCTGACAGTCTGCCGCCTCTTCAGCGTGCCCGAGCGCCTTCTGGCCGAGCTGCCCGCCCTGCGCGAGCTCGCCGCCTTCGACAACCTGTTCCGCCGCGTGCCCGGCGCGCTGCGCGGCCTGGCCAACCTGACGCATGCGCACCTGGAGCGCAGCCGCATCGAGGCCGTGGCCTCCAGCTCGCTGCTGGGCCTGCGCCGCCTGCGCTCGCTCAGCCTGCAGGGCAACCGCGTGCGCGCCGTGCACGGCGGCGCCTTCCGCGACTGCGGCGCCCTGGAGCACCTGCTGCTCAACGACAACCTGCTGGCCGCGCTGCCGGCCGATGCCTTCGTCGGCCTCCGCCGCCTGCGCACGCTCAACCTGGGCGGCAACGCGCTGGGCCGCGTGGTGCGCGCCTGGTTCGCCGAGCTGGCCGAGCTCGAGCTGCTCTACCTGGACCGCAACCGCATCGCCTTCGTGGAGGAGGGCGCCTTCCAGAACCTCTCGGGCCTCCTGGCCCTGCATCTCAACGGCAACCAACTCACCGTGCTTGCCTGGGCCGCCTTCCAGCCCGGCTTCTTCCTGGGCCGCCTCTTCCTCTTCCGCAACCCGTGGCGCTGCGACTGCCGCCTGGAGTGGCTGCGGGACTGGATGGAGAGCTTCGGGCGCACCGCCGACGTGCCCTGCGCCTCCCCGGGCTCCGTGGCTGGCCTCGACCTCCGCCAGGTGGCCTTCGGGCGCTCCTCCGCAGGCTTCTGTGTGGACCCCGACGAGCTGAACCTCACGGCTTCCAGTCCCGGCCCATCCCCAGAGCCGGCGGCCACCACAGTGAGCAGGTTCAGCAGCCTCCTCTCCAAGCTGTTAGCCCCGAGGGCCCCGGTGGCGGAGACGGCCAACACCACCAAGGAGGGGCCGGTCAACACCTCACTGTCCGACAGCCTTCCCTCCCTCGGGGTAGGCGGCTCGGGCCACAAGACCCCGTTTGTCGTGGGCTCTGGTCTCCTGCTCATCGTGGCCCAGCACGTGCTGTTTGTCCTCTAG